A region of Kribbella sp. NBC_01245 DNA encodes the following proteins:
- a CDS encoding aldo/keto reductase — protein sequence MKHIKLGNLDVARIGLGTMGMSFAYTGAGSDDVVLATKFGMVSHAEGGPGNLDSSPANIRTAVEGSLTRLGTDHIDLYYQHRVDPNTPIEDTIGAVAELVAEGKVRHIGLSEAGVSTIRRAHAVHPITALQSEYSLWTRDPEAAVLPLLRELGIGFVAYSPLGHGFLTGQIRSTDHFDADDFRATNPRFTGTNFQQNLSIADEVEAIAAEVGATAAQVSLAWLLAQGNDIAPIPGTKRVSRVEENIAAEGIELTGDQLGKPNDLTPPACDHHNEHQMRMIDR from the coding sequence GTGAAGCACATCAAACTGGGCAATCTGGACGTCGCTCGCATCGGTTTGGGCACCATGGGGATGTCGTTCGCCTACACCGGAGCAGGCAGCGACGACGTCGTACTGGCGACCAAGTTCGGCATGGTGTCGCATGCCGAGGGCGGGCCCGGCAATCTCGACAGCAGCCCGGCCAACATCCGTACGGCGGTCGAAGGCTCGCTCACCCGGCTGGGCACGGACCACATCGACCTCTACTACCAGCACCGCGTCGACCCGAACACACCCATCGAGGACACCATCGGCGCCGTGGCGGAACTAGTTGCCGAGGGCAAGGTTCGCCACATCGGGCTGTCCGAGGCCGGGGTGAGCACCATCCGCCGGGCCCACGCCGTACACCCGATCACCGCACTGCAGTCGGAGTACTCCCTGTGGACCCGTGACCCCGAGGCCGCGGTGCTGCCGCTCCTGCGCGAGCTGGGGATCGGCTTCGTCGCCTACTCGCCGCTCGGCCACGGCTTCCTCACCGGGCAGATCCGCTCGACGGACCACTTCGACGCTGACGATTTCCGCGCGACGAATCCACGCTTCACCGGTACGAACTTCCAGCAGAACCTGAGCATCGCCGACGAGGTCGAGGCCATCGCCGCCGAGGTCGGCGCCACCGCGGCGCAGGTCTCCCTGGCCTGGCTTCTTGCCCAGGGCAACGACATCGCGCCGATTCCCGGTACGAAGCGGGTCTCGCGGGTGGAGGAGAACATCGCGGCCGAGGGGATCGAGTTGACCGGCGACCAACTCGGCAAGCCCAACGACCTCACTCCCCCGGCCTGCGACCACCACAACGAACACCAAATGCGGATGATCGACCGCTAG
- a CDS encoding dsRBD fold-containing protein — MTATRQWKVDIFIDEHEDQRFTRAEARLQTNDPTHLVGHGEAHRHPRDVEVAEIGDELAAARALANLSHLLVDAATKNIEAIASRRTAPRP, encoded by the coding sequence ATGACGGCGACAAGACAGTGGAAGGTCGACATCTTCATCGACGAGCACGAAGACCAGCGATTCACGCGGGCTGAGGCACGGTTGCAGACCAACGACCCGACCCATCTGGTCGGCCACGGAGAAGCCCATCGGCATCCCCGGGACGTCGAGGTCGCCGAGATCGGTGATGAGCTGGCCGCGGCGCGGGCCTTGGCGAACCTGTCCCATCTGTTGGTGGACGCGGCGACCAAGAACATCGAAGCCATCGCGAGCCGCCGGACGGCGCCCCGCCCCTGA
- a CDS encoding zinc-binding dehydrogenase yields MTSRVTPGKSVTVVGDGAVGLSAVLAAKRLGAERIILLGRHTVRTDLGRDFGATDVVAERGDEAVERVRELTGGDGTHAVVECVGTEQSLKTALGVVRDGGVVSRLGVSQYTDVPMGFGTLMRNITLTGGAAPARAYIEELLPDILDGTIQPGRVFDSTISLDDVPNGYQAMADRKALKVLVRA; encoded by the coding sequence GTGACGTCGCGGGTCACGCCGGGCAAATCGGTGACGGTTGTCGGCGACGGCGCGGTCGGGCTGTCCGCCGTACTGGCTGCTAAACGCCTTGGCGCCGAGCGGATCATCCTGCTGGGCCGCCACACCGTACGCACCGACCTCGGTCGTGACTTCGGCGCCACCGACGTGGTCGCCGAACGCGGTGACGAGGCCGTCGAGCGGGTCCGCGAGTTGACCGGCGGCGACGGTACGCACGCGGTCGTGGAATGCGTAGGCACCGAGCAGTCGCTGAAGACGGCTCTCGGCGTGGTCCGCGACGGCGGCGTGGTGAGCCGGCTCGGCGTATCGCAGTACACCGACGTCCCGATGGGATTCGGCACGCTCATGCGCAACATCACCCTCACCGGTGGCGCCGCGCCCGCTCGCGCGTACATCGAGGAGCTCCTGCCGGACATCCTCGACGGCACGATCCAGCCCGGCCGGGTCTTCGACAGCACCATCAGCCTCGATGACGTGCCCAACGGCTACCAGGCCATGGCCGACCGCAAGGCCCTCAAGGTCCTCGTCCGCGCCTGA
- a CDS encoding CBS domain-containing protein, with amino-acid sequence MDQGEDRGEEPLDGRYRLERPLGGSNRSWQARDELLNRPVAIHFLPTSRAEARRQSDAVRRLSRLTDDRLVEVLDLVPEAGFIATEWVTGRSLAELDERGLLTTDTAVELIAEAAEALATAHAAGLYHGRIEGGSIVWSDSGVVKLLGLCLRTSAGVATTGQLAHHDTRALRRILDAALASTRSSRRLQRVVRRPCNAAVELAEALAPFRPDESPLRQQLVSAEPANAPLQLTARRTREVMDTHIVTVSEDTPANELSAILARSHCAVVPVVDAAGHVTGLVSASDLARWEADATAADLQVS; translated from the coding sequence ATGGATCAAGGTGAGGACCGCGGTGAGGAACCGCTGGACGGCCGATACCGGTTGGAGCGGCCGCTCGGCGGATCCAACCGGAGCTGGCAGGCTAGGGATGAGCTCCTCAACCGGCCCGTCGCCATCCACTTTCTCCCGACATCACGAGCGGAAGCCCGTCGGCAGTCCGACGCCGTTCGCAGATTGAGCCGGCTCACCGACGACCGGCTTGTCGAGGTGCTGGATCTCGTCCCCGAGGCAGGGTTCATCGCGACGGAATGGGTGACGGGCAGGAGCCTCGCCGAACTGGACGAACGTGGCCTGCTGACCACCGACACGGCGGTAGAACTCATTGCCGAGGCCGCGGAAGCACTCGCGACCGCGCACGCCGCCGGCCTCTACCACGGCCGCATCGAAGGCGGGTCGATCGTCTGGAGTGATTCGGGAGTCGTGAAGCTCCTCGGCCTCTGTCTGCGAACCTCCGCCGGAGTCGCCACGACCGGCCAGCTGGCCCACCACGACACCAGAGCGTTGCGCCGCATACTCGACGCGGCCCTGGCGAGTACCCGAAGCAGCCGTCGCCTTCAGCGGGTCGTACGGCGGCCGTGCAACGCGGCAGTGGAATTAGCCGAGGCACTCGCGCCTTTCCGTCCGGACGAATCGCCCCTGCGGCAGCAGCTGGTCTCGGCAGAACCGGCAAACGCCCCACTGCAGCTGACCGCTCGTCGTACCCGGGAAGTGATGGACACCCATATCGTCACCGTCTCCGAGGACACACCCGCCAACGAGCTCTCGGCGATCCTCGCCCGCTCGCACTGCGCCGTCGTCCCCGTTGTTGATGCGGCAGGCCACGTCACCGGCCTCGTCTCCGCCTCCGACCTAGCCCGCTGGGAAGCGGACGCCACTGCGGCTGACCTGCAAGTCAGCTGA
- a CDS encoding VOC family protein: MDQESAGRADETRDRWQRKDWWGVVLDAPDVDELAQFYSKLRGWPIWKQDENDAALDLGEGVAYLAIQRNPDYVRPVWPAQPGSQQMMLHLDFEVTDLEGETARAVALGAELPDHQPQDDVRVLLDPAGHPFCLYT, encoded by the coding sequence ATGGACCAGGAATCAGCGGGACGAGCTGACGAGACGCGGGATCGGTGGCAGCGGAAGGACTGGTGGGGCGTCGTACTCGATGCACCGGATGTCGACGAACTCGCGCAGTTCTATTCGAAGCTGCGCGGTTGGCCGATCTGGAAGCAGGACGAGAACGACGCGGCGCTGGACCTGGGCGAAGGCGTCGCGTACCTCGCCATCCAGCGCAACCCCGACTACGTACGACCTGTTTGGCCGGCCCAACCCGGCAGCCAGCAAATGATGCTGCACCTCGACTTCGAAGTCACAGACCTGGAAGGCGAAACGGCCCGAGCAGTTGCTCTAGGCGCCGAATTACCGGACCACCAACCCCAAGACGACGTCCGAGTCCTCCTGGACCCCGCAGGCCACCCCTTCTGCCTCTACACGTGA
- a CDS encoding alcohol dehydrogenase catalytic domain-containing protein codes for MRVTVMYGAGDVRVENVPDAKLSEPTDAVVRVLRSCICGSDLWPYASMPASEKGRRMGHEFLGVVEDIGSAVSGLKSGDVVVAPFVWADNTCDFCSEGLQTDSVRRVLHRPPRRGDVAGHAGQIGDGCRRRRGRAVRRTGC; via the coding sequence ATGCGGGTAACCGTGATGTACGGCGCTGGCGATGTGCGGGTGGAGAACGTCCCCGACGCGAAGCTGAGCGAGCCTACCGACGCCGTGGTGCGGGTCCTGCGCTCGTGTATCTGCGGCAGCGATCTGTGGCCATACGCCTCCATGCCCGCCTCCGAAAAGGGCAGGCGGATGGGCCACGAGTTCCTGGGCGTCGTGGAGGATATCGGCTCGGCGGTGTCCGGGCTGAAGTCCGGTGACGTCGTGGTCGCGCCGTTCGTGTGGGCGGACAACACCTGCGACTTCTGCTCAGAAGGTCTGCAGACTGACTCTGTCCGACGTGTTCTGCACCGGCCACCACGGCGCGGTGACGTCGCGGGTCACGCCGGGCAAATCGGTGACGGTTGTCGGCGACGGCGCGGTCGGGCTGTCCGCCGTACTGGCTGCTAA
- a CDS encoding acetate/propionate family kinase: MSDYVLVINAGSSSLKYSLVDGVSGEAVASGLVERIGESQGHQVHRGPDGESNGELSIAMHEDALRAAIDAFGTYGPSLDDVDIAAVGHRVVHGGSRFAAPVLVDDALVAEVTDLVPLAPLHNPANLEGIEVARRLFPDLPHVAVFDTAFHQTLPPHAYTYAVPSEWLEEYGIRRYGFHGTSHAFVSGQAARLLGHDPADVNLIVLHLGNGCSATAVRGGESVDTSMGLTPLEGLVMGTRSGDLDPAIQTHLVRELGWSVDKIDHALNHDSGLKGLTGDNDFRELSRRQAAGDERAQLAFEVYCYRIKKYVGAYYAVLGRVDAIVFTAGVGEHSAEVRAASLQGLDRLGIQVDPDRNTAPSSTARSVSTDDSSVAVLVIPTNEEWQIARETLAVIRP; encoded by the coding sequence ATGAGCGACTACGTTCTAGTGATCAATGCGGGGTCGTCCTCTCTGAAGTACAGCCTCGTTGACGGCGTCTCGGGGGAGGCGGTGGCGAGCGGTCTCGTCGAGCGCATCGGTGAGTCGCAGGGGCACCAAGTGCACCGCGGGCCGGACGGCGAGTCCAATGGCGAGCTGTCGATCGCCATGCACGAGGATGCGCTGCGGGCGGCGATCGACGCGTTCGGGACGTACGGGCCCTCGCTCGACGACGTCGACATCGCGGCCGTCGGTCATCGCGTGGTGCATGGGGGTTCGCGCTTCGCGGCGCCGGTCCTCGTGGATGACGCGTTGGTTGCCGAGGTCACCGATCTGGTGCCGCTGGCGCCGTTGCACAATCCGGCGAATCTCGAGGGGATCGAGGTCGCGCGGCGGCTCTTTCCGGACTTGCCGCACGTCGCGGTTTTCGACACGGCTTTCCACCAGACTCTTCCGCCACACGCGTACACCTACGCCGTGCCGTCGGAGTGGCTGGAGGAGTACGGGATTCGCCGGTACGGCTTCCACGGCACGTCGCACGCGTTCGTCTCGGGGCAGGCGGCCCGGCTGCTCGGGCACGATCCGGCCGACGTGAACCTGATCGTGCTGCATCTCGGCAACGGGTGTTCCGCGACCGCCGTACGAGGTGGTGAGTCAGTGGACACGTCGATGGGCCTGACGCCGCTGGAAGGTCTGGTGATGGGGACACGGTCCGGCGACCTGGACCCGGCCATCCAGACGCACCTGGTGAGGGAGCTCGGATGGTCGGTCGACAAGATCGATCACGCCCTGAACCATGACTCTGGGTTGAAGGGCCTGACCGGCGACAACGACTTCCGCGAGCTGTCCCGTCGGCAGGCGGCCGGCGATGAGCGGGCACAACTGGCGTTTGAGGTGTACTGCTACCGGATCAAGAAGTACGTCGGCGCGTACTACGCCGTCCTGGGCAGGGTGGACGCGATCGTCTTCACAGCAGGCGTGGGGGAGCACTCCGCCGAGGTCCGCGCGGCGTCGCTCCAAGGTCTCGATCGGCTCGGCATCCAGGTCGACCCCGACCGCAACACCGCGCCCTCCAGCACTGCCCGTTCCGTCTCGACCGACGACAGCTCCGTGGCCGTACTCGTCATCCCCACCAACGAGGAATGGCAGATCGCCCGCGAGACACTCGCCGTCATCCGCCCCTGA
- a CDS encoding zinc-dependent alcohol dehydrogenase family protein: protein MSERMAAWAVERPGPIDGRPLRLVQRAVPEAGAGEVLVSVLACGVCRTDLHLCEGDLAPRRPGVVPGHQVVGEVVALGPGAERFALGERVGIAWLRGTCGSCEFCRRGAENLCPRSTYTGWDADGGFAEYAVVPQDYAYRLPGDQAPEALAPLLCAGIIGYRALVRSNLPPGGRLGLYGFGSSAHLTAQLAAAQGAEVYVMTRGEANQRLARELAVAYVGAAQDTPPVQLDSAIVFAPAGELVPLALQALKPGGTVAVAGIHLSDVPTLNYDRDLFRERDLRSVTANTRSDGENLFRLTSRLPVVAHTTVVPFGQVDRALADLAHGRASGSLVATRVS, encoded by the coding sequence ATGAGTGAGCGGATGGCGGCGTGGGCGGTGGAGCGGCCTGGGCCGATTGACGGGAGGCCGTTGCGGCTGGTCCAGCGGGCGGTGCCGGAGGCGGGGGCCGGCGAGGTGCTTGTCAGCGTGCTCGCCTGCGGTGTCTGCCGGACGGACCTGCACCTATGCGAAGGCGACCTGGCGCCACGCCGACCCGGAGTCGTACCCGGCCATCAGGTGGTGGGGGAGGTGGTCGCGCTTGGGCCGGGTGCGGAGCGGTTCGCGTTGGGTGAGCGGGTCGGGATCGCCTGGTTGCGCGGCACCTGCGGGAGCTGCGAGTTCTGCCGGCGCGGAGCGGAGAACCTTTGCCCGCGGTCGACGTACACGGGATGGGATGCCGACGGCGGCTTCGCCGAGTACGCCGTTGTGCCGCAGGACTACGCCTACCGATTGCCCGGCGACCAGGCTCCCGAGGCGCTCGCTCCGTTGCTCTGCGCGGGCATCATCGGCTACCGCGCCCTGGTGCGCTCCAACCTCCCGCCAGGCGGACGCCTCGGGCTGTACGGCTTCGGCTCGAGCGCGCATCTGACCGCACAACTGGCAGCCGCCCAGGGAGCCGAGGTCTACGTGATGACGCGTGGCGAGGCCAACCAGCGGCTGGCCCGGGAGCTCGCGGTCGCCTACGTCGGTGCTGCGCAGGACACTCCGCCCGTACAGCTGGACTCGGCGATCGTCTTCGCGCCGGCGGGCGAGCTCGTGCCGCTCGCCCTGCAAGCGCTGAAGCCTGGCGGGACCGTCGCGGTGGCGGGGATCCACCTCAGCGATGTCCCGACGTTGAACTACGACCGCGACCTCTTCCGCGAGCGCGATCTGCGCAGCGTCACGGCGAACACTCGAAGCGACGGTGAGAACCTCTTCCGGCTGACGAGCCGACTGCCGGTCGTCGCTCACACCACCGTCGTACCGTTCGGGCAGGTCGATCGGGCGTTGGCCGATCTGGCCCATGGCCGCGCGTCCGGCTCCCTAGTGGCAACGCGGGTCAGCTGA
- a CDS encoding DUF305 domain-containing protein, whose protein sequence is MKNRKRVAALVVAVAIGVAGCGGEAGDGSVAGGGPSGSAVSQGQFNEADVEFASHLIAHQQQAVQLANMAARRATTPAVKKLAMAIKAGQTREIQLMSGWLKAWGKPLPATGHGSHGTPLPGKLTEDEMSALGRTDGPEFDRLWTRMMIKHHKGAITMAKTQRTTGKNEAAVALAKKIETAQTREVATLQRMPK, encoded by the coding sequence GTGAAGAACCGCAAACGAGTTGCCGCCCTGGTCGTCGCCGTGGCGATTGGGGTGGCTGGGTGTGGGGGTGAGGCTGGGGACGGCTCGGTGGCGGGTGGGGGGCCGAGTGGGTCGGCCGTCTCGCAGGGGCAGTTCAATGAGGCGGATGTTGAGTTTGCGAGCCATTTGATCGCGCACCAGCAGCAGGCGGTGCAGCTGGCGAATATGGCCGCGAGGCGTGCGACTACGCCGGCGGTTAAGAAGCTCGCCATGGCGATCAAGGCCGGTCAAACGCGGGAGATCCAGCTGATGTCCGGTTGGCTGAAGGCGTGGGGAAAGCCCCTTCCTGCCACCGGTCACGGGAGCCACGGGACGCCGCTGCCGGGGAAGCTGACCGAGGACGAGATGTCGGCGCTCGGCCGGACCGACGGGCCTGAGTTCGACCGGCTGTGGACGCGGATGATGATCAAGCATCACAAGGGCGCGATCACCATGGCGAAGACCCAACGCACCACCGGCAAGAACGAGGCAGCGGTCGCGTTGGCCAAGAAGATCGAAACCGCCCAGACGCGTGAAGTCGCGACCCTGCAGCGGATGCCGAAGTGA
- a CDS encoding serine hydrolase domain-containing protein: protein MPLWEQRLQEVLDSLVAAGAAGVLMHYRDDHGTWRGASGVAELGTAKPVDPAGSFRIGSVTKTFTATVVLQLAGEGMLSLDDKLDRWLPGVVPAGDGITLRQLLNHTSGLYNYTADLPDAAGIVRERFVHWDPSRAVGMATERGPSFEPGATRSYSNTNYILLGLVIEAATGRTYDTEVHDRILSPLDLQQTFVPGDDVTLPEPHAHGYLAVDGVLVDMAEFNPSQAWAAGEIVSTAADLNRFYAALLTGELLRPEELRALQTTVPTDEAFHLGGLGISRLNLPNLVVWGHSGGIFGYRTWSYHSADATRQATVSLSTTDAAAPETYDLLVSVFDSASQA from the coding sequence ATGCCACTCTGGGAGCAACGCCTGCAGGAAGTCCTCGACTCACTGGTTGCCGCAGGCGCGGCTGGAGTGCTCATGCACTACCGCGACGATCACGGGACGTGGCGCGGCGCAAGTGGAGTGGCGGAGCTCGGCACCGCGAAGCCGGTCGATCCCGCAGGCTCGTTCCGTATTGGCAGTGTGACCAAGACCTTCACCGCGACCGTCGTACTGCAACTGGCGGGCGAGGGCATGCTGAGTCTGGACGACAAGCTGGACCGTTGGCTGCCCGGTGTGGTGCCCGCCGGCGATGGGATCACGCTTCGCCAGCTCCTGAACCACACGAGCGGGCTCTACAACTACACCGCCGATCTGCCTGATGCCGCCGGGATTGTCCGGGAGCGATTCGTGCACTGGGATCCGTCGCGCGCAGTCGGTATGGCCACTGAACGCGGTCCCTCGTTCGAGCCGGGGGCAACGCGTTCGTACTCCAACACCAACTACATCCTGCTGGGGTTGGTTATAGAAGCCGCCACTGGCCGGACGTACGACACTGAGGTCCACGACCGCATCCTGAGCCCACTCGATCTGCAACAGACTTTCGTGCCGGGAGACGACGTGACGCTGCCGGAACCGCACGCTCACGGCTACCTGGCAGTGGACGGCGTACTGGTGGACATGGCCGAGTTCAACCCGTCGCAAGCGTGGGCCGCGGGCGAGATCGTCTCGACGGCGGCGGACCTCAACCGCTTCTACGCCGCGCTCCTGACCGGCGAGCTGCTCCGACCAGAGGAACTCCGAGCACTGCAGACGACCGTGCCTACGGACGAAGCCTTCCACCTCGGGGGCCTGGGCATCAGCCGGTTGAATCTGCCGAACTTGGTCGTCTGGGGTCACAGCGGTGGGATCTTCGGCTACCGCACCTGGAGCTATCACTCAGCTGACGCCACTCGGCAGGCCACCGTGTCGCTTTCCACCACCGACGCGGCTGCACCTGAGACCTACGATCTGCTCGTCAGCGTGTTCGACTCGGCCAGCCAGGCGTAG